One Rhododendron vialii isolate Sample 1 chromosome 2a, ASM3025357v1 genomic region harbors:
- the LOC131317323 gene encoding uncharacterized protein LOC131317323, producing MALYEALYGRPCRSPVCWTELGEAMLVGPELIQETSENLKAIRQRLLEAQRRTTEQVKLIRQQLITAQSRQKSYADRRCRPLSFEVGNHVFLKVSPRRGLSHFGQRGKLSPHYIGSFDIIEKIGEVAYRLALPPRLSNVQDVFHVSMLRKYEPDPSDVLEWAELELEADASYEEEPICIQDLREQVLRGKTIPLVRVLWSHLGKEESTWEREDEVREKYPHLFPS from the coding sequence atggcactATATGAAGCCTTGTATGGGAGACCATGCCGATCACCCGTTTGTTGGACCGAGTTGGGTGAGGCTATGCTGGTCGGGCCGGAATTGATCCAAGAAACTTCCGAGAACCTGAAAGCGATTCGTCAACGCCTTCTTGAAGCACAAAGGAGAACTACCGAGCAAGTTAAATTGATTCGCCAACAGTTGATAACCGCacaaagtaggcaaaagagcTACGCAGATCGTCGTTGCCGACCATTATCATTTGAAGTGGGGAATCACGTGTTTCTAAAGGTGTCACCCCGTCGGGGACTATCTCATTTTGGGCAAAGGGGTAAGCTTTCACCGCATTATATCGGGTCGTTTGATATTATCGAGAAGATTGGCGAAGTTGCGTATCGGTTGGCCTTACCACCAAGATTATCAAATGTTCAAGATGTATTCCACGTGTCGATGTTACGAAAGTATGAGCCGGATCCGTCAGACGTTCTAGAGTGGGCCGAGTTAGAGTTAGAAGCCGATGCATCTTACGAGGAGGAGCCGATATGTATCCAAGATTTGCGCGAgcaagttttgaggggtaaaaCCATTCCGTTAGTGCGAGTCTTATGGAGTCATCTCGGGAAAGAAGAGTCGacgtgggaaagggaagacgaagtGAGAGAGAAGTATCCGCATTTGTTTCCAAGTTAG
- the LOC131317322 gene encoding uncharacterized protein At4g18490 translates to MCFGCKCNRCRTSDLEFFLVDFRVPSPLIVHVTPYISSGEINLICIIIQYPVGFIEDAVDMSSWILSYFAVSQCITCYNRRYPSLDIFTLLSSLWSPPLELLGNGSDNTFSAPTRCVFLIFAELKHQINLYALMTESQKQASSPVNSKDKDSLLDMDFGKDFLSSWKTMSVADGDAMDFDFGPVGKGKKKAFNFDKLDVDFALDGDLDKISSFKVDISDLDISSPPKKAGKSKERSNESDGQNHQIKQDRFSFPFDFNELDSFSFDSSLMKQGTQSNNVNRKEVSSSSKCQGSGTDPTDGISESEVGLTPELPVLAGATATKIESPVGAGGFGDLDPIKKNSPSNPERNDDGPLKSATLPIKAALVETRIFQEKTTTTVAQEKNQESHQQEKITSPEPRAQETMQDLTIQYVSVKESTQHSAPEIQVEVCSQATKVHSKAGGDRNDIFESVCGFGVNGENPAMENSPTQPIARSSSNDGERNKFGSDSNIAVGYADGPEPAQDASYLDNTPSISISLEAIHDTSPSRDAQNANGKLRLGTLSSGGLLRKLSQMKEKQTGISQSKYFKKSDETESPSQQTPSSQEKPTMLGGKRIGYGKQGSMDEGRDGVHARHAQSGSNLLGLSRPHSGEINIGEAVHPGSRSNAKGLKSVGEHYNASGALNGTKLFVSSRTCIPGAMKVETVQESRKKKESLTDLSSCLNPSSSLEQTNKSTTQSCVNSRLPSSSIVPAKNPNDVGDERRKLCSPKAGRSILDLSSLKISRTIGAKPHPSKSTLEKEIKPLRNTVRNGEQEGSTVSKMALSVRTEKQTLPTPHLKRKAFEGLNADMLSLNPSKRLSPSATETRNGERSDIVVDKEVCGNKNPTDGRPYNDLNDPQTSTPDTPEEVNMAELEIPLVLENDVNVEKADAYTKELEDICNMLKKKHEEAKEILVRAIVNNNKLLMLNHPIYDEKIRKVQKFAAELMCK, encoded by the exons ATGTGCTTTGGTTGCAAGTGTAACCGTTGCAGAACAAGTGATCTAGAGTTCTTCC TTGTTGATTTTCGTGTTCCATCCCCTCTAATTGTTCATGTTACTCCTTATATTAGTTCTGGTGAAATCAATTTGATCTGTATAATAATCCAATATCCTGTTGGTTTTATTGAGGATGCCGTGGATATGTCAAGTTGG ATTCTGTCGTATTTTGCAGTCAG CCAATGTATCACCTGCTATAATAGGCGCTACCCCTCCCTCGACATCTTCACTTTGTTGAGTTCCCTATGGTCCCCACCGCTTGAGTTGTTAGGAAATGGGTCTGACAAT ACTTTTTCAGCACCAACCAGATGTGTCTTTCTGATTTTTGCAGAACTGAAGCACCAGATCAATCTATATGCTCTGATGACTGAATCTCAGAAACAAGCTTCTTCACCTGTCAATTCGAAAGACAAAGATTCCTTGCTAG ATATGGACTTTGGGAAGGACTTTCTTAGCTCCTGGAAGACAATGTCTGTGGCAGATGGTGATGCTATGGATTTTGACTTTGGGCCTGTTGGTAAAGGCAAGAAAAAGGCTTTCAACTTCGACAAACT GGATGTGGACTTCGCTCTTGATGGTGACCTGGACAAGATATCATCATTCAAAGTAGACATATCTGACCTCGACATATCTTCCCCACCCAAAAAAGCTGGAAAATCCAAGGAAAGATCTAACGAATCTGATGGTCAGAATCATCAGATTAAACAAGACCGCTTCTCCTTCCCATTTGATTTTAACGA GTTGGATAGTTTCAGTTTTGATTCAAGCTTAATGAAACAAGGAACACAATCTAACAATGTAAACAGAAAAGAAGTGTCAAGTAGCAGTAAGTGTCAAGGTTCTGGAACTGACCCAACTGATGGTATTAGCGAGTCAGAAGTTGGCCTAACCCCAGAGCTTCCAGTATTAGCGGGTGCAACTGCTACAAAGATTGAGTCTCCAGTTGGTGCCGGTGGTTTTGGAGATCTGGATCCCATAAAGAAGAATTCTCCCTCCAATCCTGAAAGAAATGATGATGGCCCTTTGAAATCTGCAACTCTTCCAATTAAGGCTGCATTGGTGGAAACAAGAATTTTTCAAGAGAAGACAACTACCACAGTTGCACAGGAGAAAAACCAAGAAAGTCACCAACAAGAGAAGATAACTTCTCCAGAACCACGTGCTCAGGAAACCATGCAGGATCTTACCATACAGTATGTTTCAGTGAAGGAGTCAACTCAACATAGTGCTCCAGAAATACAGGTTGAAGTTTGTTCTCAGGCCACAAAAGTGCACAGCAAAGCAGGTGGAGATCGAAATGACATTTTTGAATCAGTATGCGGCTTTGGGGTTAATGGTGAGAATCCAGCAATGGAGAACTCTCCCACACAACCTATTGCAAGATCATCGAGCAACGATGGTGAAAGGAACAAGTTTGGGAGTGATAGTAATATAGCAGTAGGCTATGCAGATGGTCCTGAGCCAGCTCAAGATGCTTCCTATTTGGACAATACTCCCTCTATAAGTATCTCTCTGGAAGCAATTCATGACACAAGTCCCAGTAGAGATGCTCAAAATGCAAATGGAAAGCTTCGATTGGGCACATTGAGCAG TGGAGGCTTACTTCGTAAATTGAGTCAGATGAAGGAAAAACAAACTGGTATTTCTCAGTCAAAGTATTTCAAGAAATCAGATGAAACTGAATCTCCATCACAACAGACACCATCATCTCAGGAAAAACCGACCATGTTGGGTGGCAAAAGAATTGGCTATGGGAAACAAGGTTCTATGGATGAAGGAAG AGATGGCGTTCATGCTAGACATGCACAAAGTGGGAGCAACTTGCTAGGACTTTCAAGGCCACATTCTGGAGAAATAAACATAGGTGAAGCTGTTCATCCAGGAAGCAGGAGCAATGCTAAAGGTCTCAAGAGTGTTGG TGAGCATTACAATGCCAGTGGTGCGCTAAATGGAACCAAGTTGTTTGTTTCTTCAAGAACATGTATTCCAGGAGCAATGAAAGTTGAAACTGTTCAGGAaagtagaaagaaaaaagaaagtcttACCGACCTTAG CTCTTGTCTGAATCCATCGAGCTCATTGGAGCAGACAAACAAATCAACCACACAGAGCTGCGTAAATTCCAGACTGCCATCTTCAAGCATTGTACCTGCTAAGAACCCAAATGACGTGGGTGATGAAAGGAGAAAACTTTGTTCTCCGAAAGCTGGTAGAAGTATACTTGATCTCTCTAGCTTGAAAATATCTAG AACTATAGGAGCAAAACCTCATCCATCCAAATCTacattggagaaagaaataaaaccCTTGAGAAACACAGTGAGAAATGGAGAACAAGAAGGAAGCACAGTGTCTAAGATGGCTCTTTCTGTTCGCACAGAGAAGCAAACACTACCAACCCCACATCTGAAGCGGAAAGCATTTGAG GGACTAAATGCTGATATGCTTTCCTTAAATCCATCAAAACGTCTCTCACCCTCAGCAACTGAAACCAG AAATGGTGAACGTTCAGATATAGTCGTTGACAAAGAG GTTTGTGGAAATAAGAACCCGACTGATGGTAGACCCTATAATGATTTGAATGATCCTCAAACCTCTACACCCGACACTCCTGAGGAGGTGAACATGGCAGAACTTGAAATTCCTTTGGTACTGGAAAATGATGTCAATGTTGAAAAGGCTGATGCATATACAAAGGAGCTTGAAGAT ATTTGTAACATGCTGAAAAAGAAGCATGAGGAGGCAAAAGAAATATTAGTTCGCGCTATCGTCAACAACAATAAGTTGTTGATGCTCAACCATCCCATTTATGATGAGAAA ATCAGGAAAGTGCAGAAATTTGCTGCCGAGCTGATGTGCAAATAG